One Granulicella sp. 5B5 DNA window includes the following coding sequences:
- the dapB gene encoding 4-hydroxy-tetrahydrodipicolinate reductase translates to MRVLVLGVGKTGKLVAEVAAERGHSVHVLDATENKDGAALTAPFVAGFDVIIDFTTPEAVVSNMRACLFTGAKMVIGTTGWYDKLNDMKSLAERRGGSLLYGTNFSIGVQLMLQLTRQMATALKDAGYTFSISETHHVSKLDSPSGTAITLGEAVRTIIDPHKEIPISASRVGDAAGIHTVEAISPNDRILLTHESASRRPFAEGAVRAAEWLSTRTGVYDIRDVFDKL, encoded by the coding sequence ATGCGTGTCCTCGTCCTCGGAGTCGGCAAGACCGGCAAACTCGTAGCAGAAGTCGCCGCCGAGCGCGGCCACAGCGTCCACGTCCTCGACGCCACGGAGAACAAGGACGGTGCCGCCCTCACCGCTCCCTTCGTCGCCGGCTTCGACGTCATCATCGACTTCACCACCCCCGAAGCTGTCGTCTCCAACATGCGCGCCTGCCTCTTCACCGGTGCCAAGATGGTCATCGGCACCACCGGTTGGTACGACAAGCTCAACGACATGAAGTCCCTCGCCGAGCGCCGCGGCGGCTCGCTCCTCTACGGCACCAACTTCTCCATCGGCGTCCAGCTCATGCTGCAGCTCACTCGGCAGATGGCCACCGCCCTTAAGGACGCTGGCTACACCTTCTCTATCTCCGAGACCCACCACGTCTCCAAGCTCGACTCCCCCTCCGGCACCGCCATCACCCTCGGCGAAGCCGTCCGCACCATCATCGACCCCCACAAAGAGATTCCCATCTCCGCCAGCCGCGTCGGCGACGCCGCCGGCATCCACACCGTCGAAGCCATCAGCCCCAACGACCGCATCCTCCTCACCCACGAGTCCGCCTCGCGCCGTCCCTTCGCCGAAGGCGCCGTCCGCGCCGCCGAATGGCTCTCTACCCGCACCGGCGTCTACGACATCCGCGACGTCTTCGACAAGCTCTAG
- a CDS encoding TonB-dependent receptor produces MAEAGSMNLASFCDGWMVGRVKSAAWVLPGLMVVAGSAQQVSQQPQAVPTVQTTVVVVGAPDPLTEGQSARSTATLDVQPTKLVYGDAQDLLRSDASVDLEERGGAGVQTDVTIRGGSFEQTLVLLNGFRINDAETSHFNLDLPVVADALQSVNVLHGAGSALYGSDAVSGVVDFVTAAPVEGYSLKLRAGGGSYGEQEQAAVASWGGKNASEVIAGGREFSDGFIADRDYRSEEASSETRAKSWLGDSDVLLAASDRSFGANQFYGDYESYERTKGWFAALSQQVNAKTQAMLAYRRHTDEYVLLRDDPSVYENNHIDTSWQGAVRRKETLPLHGAAVFYGLEENADEIDSNSLGDHGRNRGAGYAGFEWTGAKWGTLSAGAREEIFDGGTNVFTPDVAASVRLPRQVKLRASVGRGFRQPTYTDKYYNDPTTKGNADLKPESAWNFDGGADWYASEKLALSFTAFHTAETNTIDYVRANALQSWQAENLTGLHLTGTESSVDWRPLAGQEFRVGLTTVVGGKGTLNGLQDEYVFNYPVQNASAEWIGRFRNGLLLRQRIRVVNRIDRSVYPVWDASAAWDKGRVKPYVRATNLSNTDYQEILGVQNQTRAVVAGVEVVVGRQE; encoded by the coding sequence ATGGCTGAGGCTGGAAGCATGAATCTTGCGAGTTTTTGTGACGGATGGATGGTGGGAAGAGTGAAGAGCGCGGCGTGGGTATTGCCGGGTTTGATGGTGGTTGCAGGGAGTGCGCAGCAGGTGTCGCAACAGCCGCAGGCGGTACCGACGGTGCAGACGACGGTGGTGGTGGTGGGCGCGCCTGATCCGTTGACCGAGGGGCAGTCGGCACGGTCGACGGCGACGCTGGATGTGCAGCCGACGAAGCTGGTGTATGGCGATGCGCAGGATCTATTGCGCAGCGATGCGTCGGTGGATCTGGAAGAGCGCGGCGGGGCGGGGGTGCAGACGGATGTGACGATCCGTGGCGGGTCGTTTGAGCAGACGCTGGTGCTGCTGAATGGGTTTCGCATCAATGATGCGGAGACTTCGCACTTCAACCTGGATCTGCCGGTGGTGGCGGATGCGCTGCAGAGTGTGAATGTGCTGCATGGGGCTGGGTCGGCGCTGTATGGGTCGGATGCGGTGAGCGGGGTGGTGGACTTTGTGACGGCTGCGCCGGTGGAGGGGTACTCGCTGAAATTGCGGGCGGGTGGCGGGAGCTATGGCGAGCAGGAGCAGGCAGCGGTGGCTTCGTGGGGTGGGAAGAACGCGAGTGAAGTGATTGCGGGTGGGCGCGAGTTTTCGGATGGGTTTATTGCGGACAGGGATTATCGGTCCGAGGAGGCTAGCTCGGAGACACGGGCGAAGTCGTGGCTGGGTGATAGCGATGTGCTGCTGGCGGCGAGCGATCGCTCGTTTGGGGCGAACCAGTTTTATGGGGACTACGAATCGTATGAGCGGACGAAGGGGTGGTTCGCGGCGCTGAGCCAGCAGGTGAATGCAAAGACGCAGGCGATGCTGGCGTATCGGCGGCATACGGATGAGTATGTGCTGCTGCGGGATGACCCGAGCGTGTATGAGAACAACCACATCGATACGAGCTGGCAGGGTGCGGTACGGCGTAAGGAGACGCTGCCGCTGCACGGGGCCGCGGTGTTTTATGGGTTGGAGGAGAATGCGGATGAGATCGATAGCAACAGCCTGGGTGACCATGGGCGCAACCGTGGGGCAGGGTATGCGGGGTTTGAGTGGACGGGGGCGAAGTGGGGGACGCTTTCGGCGGGGGCCCGAGAGGAGATTTTTGACGGCGGGACGAATGTGTTCACGCCGGATGTTGCAGCGAGTGTGCGGCTGCCGCGGCAGGTGAAGCTGAGGGCTTCGGTGGGGCGCGGGTTTCGGCAGCCGACGTATACGGATAAGTACTATAACGATCCAACGACGAAAGGGAATGCGGATTTGAAGCCGGAGTCGGCATGGAACTTTGATGGCGGCGCAGACTGGTATGCGAGTGAGAAGCTGGCGCTGTCGTTCACGGCGTTTCATACGGCGGAGACCAATACGATCGACTATGTGCGCGCGAATGCTTTGCAGTCCTGGCAGGCGGAGAACCTTACGGGGCTTCATTTGACGGGTACGGAATCCAGCGTGGACTGGAGGCCGTTGGCTGGGCAGGAGTTTCGCGTGGGGTTGACGACCGTTGTGGGTGGCAAGGGCACACTGAACGGGTTGCAGGACGAGTATGTGTTCAACTATCCGGTGCAGAATGCGAGTGCGGAGTGGATCGGGCGGTTTCGTAATGGGTTATTGTTGCGGCAGCGGATTCGCGTGGTGAATAGGATCGATCGGAGTGTGTACCCGGTTTGGGATGCGTCGGCGGCTTGGGACAAGGGGCGCGTGAAGCCTTATGTGCGGGCGACGAATTTGAGCAATACGGATTACCAGGAGATTCTGGGGGTGCAGAACCAGACGCGCGCAGTGGTGGCGGGGGTGGAGGTTGTGGTGGGGCGGCAGGAGTAA
- a CDS encoding MarR family transcriptional regulator: MFCISLAARRFDALTTQLLQTDDLNFLEALILATLFFESPAPVKPSQLAETFGTTRGNVSHCVSSLEARGLVQRKIDPNDARAYHLALKPLGRKTAIRVIGALDKVQRSFEHKVGKDALQSALHIVRALSGLV; the protein is encoded by the coding sequence ATGTTCTGCATCTCTCTCGCCGCGCGCCGCTTCGACGCCCTGACGACCCAGCTCCTGCAGACCGACGACCTCAACTTCCTCGAAGCCCTCATCCTCGCCACGCTCTTCTTCGAGTCCCCCGCCCCCGTCAAGCCCTCGCAGCTCGCCGAAACCTTCGGCACCACCCGCGGCAACGTCAGCCATTGCGTCTCCTCGCTCGAAGCCCGCGGCCTCGTCCAGCGCAAAATCGACCCTAACGACGCCCGCGCCTATCACCTCGCGCTCAAACCTCTGGGACGCAAAACCGCCATCCGCGTCATCGGCGCTCTCGACAAAGTGCAACGAAGCTTCGAGCACAAGGTCGGCAAAGACGCCCTGCAGTCCGCCCTCCACATCGTCCGCGCTCTCTCCGGCCTCGTATAA